The Carassius auratus strain Wakin unplaced genomic scaffold, ASM336829v1 scaf_tig00214757, whole genome shotgun sequence genome contains a region encoding:
- the LOC113092918 gene encoding uncharacterized protein LOC113092918, with the protein MYFSSSGRGVFTTGAFFRGDFVLEYRGELLSSQESLDRTEHYTEAENTFLFDFQWHGKNWCMDASKEDLSLGRLANDETRNPTCKMRTVEVSRKPHLCLFAVRDILPGEEITYNYGDSDWPWRVKPLNKASAESTDKKPASSLRLHKSPHCVASVSSPELDKVNSNGPHKQSGKARTSRNKTAASLFFSVATPKSKSPTSPSTSPVQPSSSSPAYRGGECINKAACECGIKNPKALSSTRLRKHIATMSKILNLNENEADQLADFLGHDIRIHRQYYRLPEGTLQLAKMSKVLMAMEKGTLSDYKGKKLDDIEIDPNEQLEAQGDSMSSDEEDSSDLSQTTAPIQTDQPVQSEQAVSQEDQGSSNAPKKK; encoded by the exons ATGTATTTCTCCTCTTCAGGGCGTGGAGTTTTCACCACTGGAGCTTTTTTCAGAGGTGATTTTGTTCTTGAATACAGAGGTGAACTTCTGAGTTCACAGGAGAGTCTGGACCGAACTGAACACTACACTGAAGCTGAGAACACGTTCCTGTTTGATTTTCAGTGGCATGGCAAAAATTGGTG catGGATGCATCTAAAGAAGACTTGTCTTTGGGAAGACTTGCAAACGATGAGACCAGAAATCCTACTTGCAAAATGAGAACTGTTGAAGTGAGCAGAAAACCtcacctgtgtctgtttgctgtaCGAGACATTCTACCAGGAGAGGAAATCACTTACAATTATGGAGACTCAGATTGGCCATGGCGAGTCAAG CCTTTGAATAAAGCATCAGCAGAATCCACTGATAAAAAGCCAGCCAGCAGTTTGCGCCTGCATAAATCT CCCCATTGTGTAGCTTCTGTTTCCTCTCCTGAACTGGACAAGGTAAACAGCAATGGTCCTCATAAGCAGTCAGGCAAAGCAAGAACATCAAGGAATAAAACG GCGGccagtctctttttttctgtagccACTCCAAAGTCCAAGTCACCCACGTCACCTTCAACCTCGcctgtgcagccctcatcatcctcgcCTGCCTACAGAGGAGGAGAGTGCATCAACAAAGCTGCTTGCGAATGTGGCATAAAGAACCCTAAAGCACTGTCATCAACTAGGCTCAGGAAACACATAGCAACCATGTCTAAAATTCTTAACCTTAATGAGAATGAAGCAGACCAACTGGCTGATTTCCTTGGTCACGATATCCGAATCCACAGACAGTATTATCGGTTACCAGAGGGAACACTGCAGCTGGCAAAAATGAGTAAAGTCCTAATGGCCATGGAGAAAGGAACACTGTCTGACTACAAAGGAAAGAAACTTGATGACATTGAAATCGACCCAAATG agcAACTTGAGGCCCAAGGTGATTCCATGTCAAGTGATGAGGAGGATTCCAGTGACCTATCTCAGACGACAGCACCAATACAGACTGATCAACCTGTTCAATCTGAACAAGCTGTTTCACAGGAGGATCAAG gtTCTTCAAATGCTCCAAAAAAGAAATAG